A stretch of the Candidatus Palauibacter polyketidifaciens genome encodes the following:
- a CDS encoding ATPase, T2SS/T4P/T4SS family, translated as MKRASGVGHLTPFLPGLEGLLGDPDVSEIMINGPGNVWVERAGRLEPREAPALTAAWLHRAAIHIARPLGLDPAARPILDARLEDGSRVAICTPPASPEVAITIRRFGGRAFSAEDLVRLGSLPEDILEAARATLLGRRNVLVSGGTGSGKTTLLNALIELLPDDERIVAIEDTLELRIDSPNCVRFEAGATLTETPVEIRDLVRHALRHRPDHIVVGEVRGGEAADLLQALNTGHGGSLTTIHANNARSALSRLASCAMQAGDALPWEVTCRGVVDGIALVLHVARRGGRRFVEDALEVGGYDAATGHWITGPPEAGRGEEPTPKEMNP; from the coding sequence ATGAAGCGCGCGAGCGGGGTCGGCCACCTCACTCCGTTCCTGCCGGGCCTCGAGGGGCTGCTCGGGGACCCGGACGTCTCCGAGATCATGATCAACGGCCCCGGCAACGTCTGGGTCGAGCGGGCCGGCAGACTGGAGCCGCGCGAGGCTCCGGCCCTCACCGCGGCCTGGCTCCACCGCGCCGCCATCCACATCGCCCGGCCGCTCGGGCTCGATCCCGCCGCGCGGCCGATCCTGGACGCGCGGCTGGAGGACGGCTCGCGCGTTGCGATCTGCACGCCGCCCGCTTCTCCCGAGGTCGCCATCACCATACGCCGGTTCGGGGGCCGCGCGTTCTCGGCCGAGGATCTCGTGCGCCTGGGCTCGCTGCCCGAAGACATCCTCGAAGCCGCCCGGGCCACGCTCCTCGGCCGCCGGAACGTCCTCGTCTCCGGCGGCACGGGCTCGGGCAAGACCACGCTCTTGAACGCGCTGATCGAACTGCTGCCCGACGACGAGCGCATCGTTGCGATCGAGGACACCCTCGAACTGAGGATCGACAGCCCCAACTGCGTCCGGTTCGAGGCCGGGGCCACGCTCACCGAGACGCCCGTCGAGATCCGCGACCTGGTGCGCCACGCGCTCCGCCACCGGCCCGACCACATCGTCGTCGGCGAGGTCCGGGGCGGCGAGGCCGCCGACCTGCTGCAGGCGCTCAACACCGGCCACGGCGGATCGCTCACCACCATCCACGCCAACAACGCGCGCTCCGCGCTCTCGCGGCTCGCGAGCTGCGCCATGCAGGCCGGGGACGCGCTGCCCTGGGAGGTGACCTGCCGGGGCGTCGTCGACGGGATCGCGCTCGTCCTGCACGTGGCCCGCCGCGGAGGCAGGCGGTTCGTCGAGGACGCGCTCGAGGTCGGCGGCTACGACGCGGCCACCGGCCACTGGATCACCGGGCCGCCTGAAGCGGGCCGGGGAGAAGAACCCACACCGAAGGAGATGAACCCATGA
- a CDS encoding TraM recognition domain-containing protein — WMALDAKLRTSIVEGISVFLSLFDQPEVAGVFCPPPPGEEESPSVPASGHTDGAAADDADAEPDAADVLPLPGLRRRLPPLSDLIEGGKVLALNMPAGANPALARAIGVLLKNAWMQALLRRPAEAARRPGRYMRPAVFICDEYQAFATVGQDDPSGDEKAFALTRQCRCVPIVATQSISSLRSVLPSGEAWRTLVQTLRTRIFLSLSDEASAKIASEMCGSVMKTQASYTFTETTGRPEFSLLSGRAGGGRGTIGASKSFRRQREPVFTPREFGLLANYQAVCLPYDGVRSLPATRVYLKPHYLPRETGYWRQREEGRI; from the coding sequence ACTGGATGGCGCTCGACGCCAAGCTCCGCACCTCGATCGTCGAGGGCATCAGCGTGTTCCTGTCGCTCTTCGACCAGCCCGAGGTCGCCGGCGTGTTCTGCCCGCCGCCGCCGGGCGAAGAGGAGTCGCCGTCCGTTCCCGCGTCCGGCCATACGGATGGCGCTGCGGCCGACGACGCCGACGCCGAACCGGACGCCGCCGACGTGCTGCCCCTGCCGGGCCTCCGGCGCCGGCTGCCGCCGCTCAGCGACCTGATCGAGGGCGGCAAGGTGCTGGCGCTCAACATGCCCGCCGGGGCGAATCCGGCGCTCGCCCGCGCCATCGGCGTGCTGCTCAAGAACGCCTGGATGCAGGCGCTGCTCCGGCGGCCCGCCGAGGCCGCCCGGCGTCCCGGGCGCTACATGCGGCCCGCCGTGTTCATCTGCGACGAGTACCAGGCGTTCGCGACGGTCGGGCAGGACGACCCCTCGGGCGACGAGAAGGCGTTCGCGCTGACCCGGCAGTGCCGGTGCGTTCCGATCGTGGCCACCCAGTCGATCTCCTCGCTCCGCTCCGTGCTGCCCTCGGGCGAGGCGTGGCGCACGCTCGTCCAGACGCTCCGCACCCGGATCTTCCTGTCGCTCTCCGACGAGGCGTCGGCGAAGATCGCGTCGGAGATGTGCGGCTCCGTCATGAAGACGCAGGCCTCCTACACGTTCACCGAGACCACGGGCAGGCCCGAGTTCTCGCTCCTGTCCGGGCGCGCCGGAGGCGGACGCGGCACCATCGGCGCGAGCAAGTCGTTCCGCCGGCAGAGGGAGCCCGTGTTCACGCCGCGCGAGTTCGGGCTGCTTGCCAACTACCAGGCCGTCTGCCTCCCGTACGACGGCGTCAGGTCGCTTCCGGCCACCCGCGTCTACCTGAAGCCCCATTACCTGCCCAGGGAGACGGGCTACTGGCGGCAACGCGAGGAAGGCCGGATATGA
- a CDS encoding zincin-like metallopeptidase domain-containing protein — MNHDEYHRKFADAIIEQIKQGTAPWQKPWAPGERVMPMNVDTDRSYRGGNSLHLAAAQQEHGYGDVRWGTYRQIQARGGQVRKGETGTRILSFQDHKRIAVTDAQGQPRRDAEGKRVYRYEKLKTPFVRQYTVFNAEQADGLPERANPTPEPLWKAHQEAEKVMEDAGVPIRHVQGDRAYYHMKRDEIVLPERGQFPSANHYYQTALHELGHSTGHPERMDRETLAEGIKNGFGSPDYAREELRAEISAMMTGERVGVGHDPSRGAAYVEGWVQALEEDPREIRRAAADAQRMSDFVLARHIERETARDTPQPTREPMAVAATRAPGLQRIQVPVPQMPTPQRGAGPSR, encoded by the coding sequence ATGAACCACGACGAATACCACCGCAAGTTCGCCGATGCGATCATCGAGCAGATCAAGCAGGGCACCGCGCCCTGGCAGAAGCCGTGGGCGCCGGGCGAGCGCGTCATGCCCATGAACGTGGACACCGACCGCTCCTACAGGGGCGGCAACAGCCTGCACCTCGCCGCCGCCCAGCAGGAGCACGGCTACGGCGACGTGCGCTGGGGCACCTACCGCCAGATCCAGGCGCGGGGCGGACAGGTCAGGAAGGGCGAGACCGGCACGCGCATCCTCTCCTTCCAGGACCACAAGCGGATCGCCGTCACGGACGCACAGGGCCAACCGAGGCGGGATGCCGAGGGAAAGCGCGTCTACCGCTACGAGAAGCTCAAGACGCCGTTCGTGCGGCAGTACACCGTGTTCAACGCCGAGCAGGCCGACGGGCTGCCGGAGCGCGCGAACCCCACTCCCGAGCCACTGTGGAAGGCGCACCAGGAGGCCGAGAAGGTCATGGAGGACGCGGGCGTGCCCATCCGCCACGTCCAGGGCGACCGCGCCTACTACCACATGAAGCGCGACGAGATCGTGCTGCCCGAGCGCGGCCAGTTCCCGTCCGCCAACCACTACTACCAGACCGCGCTGCACGAGCTGGGCCACAGCACCGGCCACCCCGAGCGGATGGACCGGGAGACGCTCGCCGAAGGGATCAAGAACGGGTTCGGATCCCCGGACTACGCGCGCGAGGAGCTGCGGGCGGAGATCAGCGCCATGATGACCGGCGAACGCGTCGGCGTCGGCCACGACCCCAGCCGGGGTGCGGCCTACGTCGAGGGCTGGGTCCAGGCGCTCGAGGAGGACCCGCGCGAGATCCGGCGTGCCGCGGCCGACGCGCAGAGGATGTCCGACTTCGTGCTCGCGCGGCACATCGAGCGGGAGACGGCGCGGGACACCCCGCAGCCTACTCGGGAACCCATGGCCGTGGCCGCCACCCGCGCGCCCGGACTTCAGCGGATCCAGGTGCCCGTGCCCCAGATGCCGACGCCCCAGCGCGGCGCCGGGCCGAGCCGCTGA